In one window of Musa acuminata AAA Group cultivar baxijiao chromosome BXJ3-2, Cavendish_Baxijiao_AAA, whole genome shotgun sequence DNA:
- the LOC135632124 gene encoding GDSL esterase/lipase At5g55050-like: MWGITTLSSLPMAKKTTTFLLLNLFLAALSTLTTAAVSPAVFVFGDSTVDVGNNNFLPSDAPKVNFPPWGIDFPGRTPTGRFSNGFIYSDYIAKAIGLAMSPPPFLSLSNSNQMLRGVNFASGGAGILYSSDADVIGMATQIEDFEQVAANLTEILGKKSAAVFLEKSLFYLSVGSNDVFTLYSLLNPGNSTQKDEAVVPVISKFKHQLERLYDLGARKFAVLGTGLLGCIPIFRVAVPSYGCYEDLNDFSLRFKTATKAILEELSMSLKGFQYSFGDSYEMVTKIFSHPQEFGFTELKAACCGGGRLNAESDCLRNSTYCSNRDQYAFWDLSHPSQALSKTIAQLSLYGPPLFANPVNIHHLVKS, translated from the exons ATGTGGGGAATCACAACCTTAAGCTCGTTGCCGATGGCGAAGAAGACGACCACCttcctcctcctcaacttgttctTGGCTGCTCTCTCCACGCTAACGACAGCTGCAGTTTCACCTGCGGTCTTTGTGTTCGGAGACTCCACCGTGGACGTCGGGAACAACAACTTCTTGCCCAGCGATGCACCGAAGGTCAACTTCCCTCCCTGGGGAATCGATTTCCCTGGAAGAACTCCCACCGGGAGGTTCAGCAATGGCTTCATTTACTCCGATTATATCG CCAAAGCAATAGGCTTAGCGATGAGCCCGCCGCCTTTCCTTTCTCTTTCCAATAGCAATCAGATGCTGAGAGGAGTAAACTTCGCATCTGGCGGGGCAGGGATTCTCTATTCCTCA GACGCAGATGTGATCGGCATGGCGACCCAGATTGAAGACTTCGAGCAAGTTGCGGCGAACCTCACGGAAATATTAGGGAAGAAGTCTGCTGCTGTCTTCCTGGAGAAGTCTCTCTTTTACTTGAGCGTCGGGAGCAATGACGTCTTCACGCTGTATTCTCTTCTCAATCCTGGGAACAGCACTCAGAAGGATGAAGCCGTCGTTCCTGTAATCAGCAAGTTCAAGCATCAATTAGAG AGGCTATATGATCTTGGAGCACGAAAGTTTGCAGTCCTGGGAACTGGATTGCTTGGGTGTATTCCAATCTTCAGAGTAGCGGTTCCTTCATATGGGTGCTATGAGGATCTAAATGATTTTTCTCTACGCTTCAAGACTGCCACAAAGGCCATCCTGGAGGAGCTCAGCATGTCATTGAAGGGATTCCAGTACTCGTTTGGAGATTCATATGAAATGGTCACTAAAATCTTCTCTCATCCCCAAGAATTTG GGTTTACGGAGCTCAAAGCTGCGTGCTGTGGAGGTGGGAGATTGAACGCGGAGTCTGATTGCCTGCGGAACTCCACATACTGCAGCAACCGTGACCAATACGCCTTCTGGGACTTGAGTCATCCTTCCCAGGCTTT